One genomic window of Candidatus Kuenenia stuttgartiensis includes the following:
- a CDS encoding DUF4430 domain-containing protein, whose translation MKHLSRMLGMFVVFVLLPATLGANQSITVEIDYGGLQQSRKVETKWKQGITVLEALQSVAKIETKQSGEFIFVNSIDGVEGQRGDMAWYYDINGKRATSLAYKRILNEGDRMRWEYTKDVCSPRRSEQ comes from the coding sequence ATGAAACACTTAAGTAGAATGTTAGGAATGTTTGTTGTTTTTGTGCTTTTACCCGCAACGCTTGGCGCTAACCAGAGCATAACGGTAGAAATTGATTATGGAGGGTTACAGCAAAGCCGTAAAGTAGAAACAAAATGGAAACAGGGCATTACTGTATTAGAAGCGCTTCAATCTGTTGCAAAGATTGAAACAAAACAATCTGGCGAATTCATTTTTGTTAATTCTATTGACGGTGTTGAAGGGCAAAGGGGGGATATGGCGTGGTATTACGACATTAATGGTAAACGCGCAACATCTCTTGCCTATAAACGTATTCTCAATGAAGGAGATCGTATGAGATGGGAATATACTAAAGATGTTTGTTCTCCGCGAAGGAGTGAACAATGA